One stretch of Oceanipulchritudo coccoides DNA includes these proteins:
- a CDS encoding TolC family protein, with product MKISLQILSAISFAGIALLNAATSPEVLDYETVIQLARANNYAIQQAEAQLEEAEGRSMTARAGRLPAVDLVASYSRIDENRLETFGGSAFGDSQSWSADIQATQPLYTGGAVTSSIRGTRAAQSSAEAQFNQTLQDAMLAVHQSWYAVLLAREEVVVRAASIELLQKQLKQAEDRFETGSVSRFDLLRAEVALANGRPPYIRAQNQYRLTIVDLLQVLGLEAPAGTDPEIEGELVYAPLEMDLAEALSIAKQNRPEFLSLDKLIEASEAEVKGAKAGYLPNLNLVAGYGVQKSNFSDELDDTVEGWTVGVQGSWRIWDAKATKGSVLSARSRLRQSELARDELDLQVGTEVRQALSSIQEAKELVESSRKVVEQAEEVLSLAEDRYSVGSAIQLEVLEAQLSLTEARTNEVQALHDYSLAAVRLERALGTL from the coding sequence ATGAAAATTTCATTACAAATACTAAGTGCAATAAGCTTCGCAGGTATCGCATTATTGAATGCGGCCACTTCACCGGAGGTTCTGGATTATGAGACGGTGATTCAACTCGCCCGGGCGAACAATTACGCAATCCAGCAAGCGGAAGCACAACTGGAGGAGGCGGAAGGTCGCTCAATGACGGCCCGGGCCGGGCGCCTTCCCGCGGTGGATCTGGTTGCCTCCTACTCGAGGATTGATGAAAACCGCCTAGAGACATTTGGTGGCTCAGCTTTTGGCGACTCGCAGTCCTGGAGTGCCGATATCCAAGCAACCCAACCGCTCTACACGGGTGGAGCGGTCACTTCTTCCATCAGGGGAACCCGGGCTGCCCAGTCCTCGGCCGAGGCACAGTTCAACCAGACTTTGCAGGACGCGATGCTCGCTGTCCACCAGTCGTGGTATGCCGTCCTGCTCGCACGTGAGGAAGTGGTTGTCCGCGCGGCTTCCATTGAATTGTTGCAGAAGCAGCTCAAGCAGGCTGAAGACCGCTTTGAGACGGGATCTGTTTCCCGCTTTGATCTGTTGCGCGCCGAAGTGGCACTGGCAAACGGCCGCCCACCCTACATCCGTGCCCAGAACCAATACCGCCTAACCATCGTGGACCTTCTCCAGGTCCTCGGGCTTGAAGCCCCGGCAGGCACCGATCCCGAGATTGAAGGAGAGTTGGTCTATGCACCATTGGAGATGGATCTGGCCGAGGCCCTTTCCATCGCCAAGCAAAACCGTCCTGAATTCCTCTCCCTCGACAAACTGATCGAGGCATCCGAGGCAGAGGTCAAGGGTGCCAAGGCAGGCTATCTTCCCAACCTCAATCTGGTGGCTGGATACGGGGTCCAAAAATCAAACTTTTCCGATGAGCTGGATGACACTGTTGAGGGATGGACCGTCGGCGTCCAAGGATCATGGCGCATCTGGGATGCCAAGGCCACGAAGGGCTCCGTCCTTTCTGCACGCTCCCGTCTGCGCCAGTCTGAACTGGCCCGAGACGAGCTCGACCTGCAGGTCGGCACCGAGGTTCGACAGGCTCTCTCCTCCATCCAGGAAGCAAAGGAACTCGTTGAATCCAGCCGCAAGGTCGTAGAGCAAGCGGAGGAAGTTCTCAGCCTTGCTGAAGATCGCTACTCAGTCGGCTCCGCCATTCAACTGGAAGTCCTTGAAGCACAGCTTTCCCTGACCGAGGCACGCACCAACGAGGTGCAGGCCTTGCACGACTACAGCCTGGCCGCTGTCAGGTTGGAACGTGCGCTGGGGACGTTGTAG
- a CDS encoding MarR family winged helix-turn-helix transcriptional regulator produces the protein MNGFFLKNLPDRGCLEEMAERYPEMNPDAAEVYLHFLRLGADVGNRISDYLAGHKLSTGRMSVMMMLNSCPNESKTPGELAERCGVTAATISRLVDGLIKDGHVQRVPDPENRRVSPIRMTDAGRKHLEQLLPGYFKDVARMFGPLSANERNNFLKLLNKLQSNLNEESELS, from the coding sequence ATGAATGGATTTTTCTTAAAGAACCTGCCCGACCGGGGCTGCCTTGAGGAGATGGCGGAGCGCTACCCGGAGATGAACCCGGATGCCGCGGAAGTTTACCTGCATTTTCTCCGTTTGGGAGCCGATGTGGGGAACCGGATATCGGATTACCTTGCCGGGCACAAGCTGTCGACAGGCCGGATGTCAGTGATGATGATGCTGAACAGCTGTCCGAATGAGAGCAAGACCCCGGGGGAGCTGGCAGAGCGCTGCGGAGTGACCGCGGCGACAATCAGCCGACTGGTGGACGGACTGATCAAGGACGGACACGTGCAACGCGTGCCGGATCCTGAAAACCGGCGGGTCAGCCCAATCCGGATGACCGATGCGGGGCGGAAACACCTGGAACAACTACTGCCGGGATATTTCAAGGACGTGGCCAGGATGTTCGGCCCGCTCTCGGCAAACGAACGCAACAATTTCCTGAAGCTACTGAACAAGCTTCAAAGCAACTTGAACGAAGAAAGCGAATTATCATGA
- a CDS encoding efflux RND transporter permease subunit → MKFTDLFIRRPVLAIVVNLVIIIAGLQAVNSLNVRQYPKSENASVTVSTVYVGADADLVRGFITVPLERAIAAADGIDYIQSQSSQSVSTITARLRMNYDATKALAEISSKVDQVRNDLPPEAEVPTINIVSADSEFASAYLSFTSDELQPNEITDYLVRVVQPRLTAVPGVQRADILGGRTFAMRVWLQPDKMASLNISPSQVRSALSRNNYLAAPGSTKGAMIQINLSTNTDLTSVKEFENLVIRETDGTLIRLKDIARVVLGAEDYGSEVRFTGETAVFMGVWVLPNANSIDVINLVRDNINDLQEDLPGGLTAQVAYDSTEYINDAINEVIKTLMETLAIVVIVIFLFLGSLRSVLVPVVAIPVSLIGAVFLMQMFGFTVNLLTLLAVVLSVGLVVDDAIVMVENVERHLREGQSPIDAAILGARELIGPVIAMTITLAAVYAPIGLQGGLTGSLFREFAFTLAGAVTISGVVALTLSPLMSSRLLDKDVEEHGLPLRINRGFDKLRRRYGKMLDWTLEARPAVYIIWVGLTVLAFVMYQQSAKELAPTEDQGVIFGIVDSPSNTTLETSSAATRAAYEVFASVPEMEYTFQITFPAGGFGGMIVEPWGVRERTIFEIMPEVQMGLAQLPAIRQFPVLPPALPGGGTFPVEFVIASTAEPEEILGFVQQLQGKAAQSGMFAFPPIIDTKIDLPQSKIVFDRDKVAALGLDLATVGQDISAMVGGNYVNRFNIDGRSYKVIPQVERVDRLNPEQLLDLYVTGPDGNLIPLRSIAGIQNSNEPRSLNRFQQLNAVKLSGVSLRPLDEALAFLETEAANILPKGYVVDYTGESRQLRKEGNTFLVTFGLAAILIFLVLAAQFNSFRDPFIILFGSVPLAMFGALMFSFLKMPNPSIPFWTDGWTTTINIYSQVGLVTLVGLISKNGILIVEFANQLQLKGLSKIEAIKKASRIRLRPVLMTTMATVFGHFPLVLVTGAGAEARNSIGLIIVTGMSIGTLFTLFVVPSIYVLIAKDRSLVSAREAESTLLSDDQGEVKESLA, encoded by the coding sequence ATGAAATTCACCGATCTCTTTATTCGGCGGCCTGTCCTCGCGATAGTCGTCAATCTGGTCATTATCATTGCCGGACTTCAAGCCGTTAACAGCCTGAATGTGCGGCAATATCCGAAAAGCGAAAACGCCTCTGTCACGGTTTCAACAGTCTATGTTGGAGCTGATGCGGACTTGGTGCGCGGGTTCATTACCGTGCCACTCGAGCGCGCTATCGCGGCGGCTGACGGAATAGATTACATTCAATCACAGAGCAGCCAGAGCGTCTCCACAATCACTGCCCGGCTTCGTATGAATTACGATGCCACCAAGGCGCTTGCCGAGATTAGCTCGAAGGTTGATCAAGTCCGCAACGACCTGCCCCCGGAGGCGGAGGTTCCGACCATCAACATCGTTTCGGCTGATTCGGAATTTGCCTCAGCTTACTTGAGCTTCACTTCGGACGAGCTCCAGCCAAACGAGATTACCGATTATCTGGTTCGCGTGGTCCAACCCCGGCTGACTGCAGTCCCCGGTGTGCAGCGTGCGGATATTCTCGGTGGGCGTACCTTCGCCATGCGGGTCTGGCTCCAACCGGACAAGATGGCCTCCCTGAACATCAGCCCATCACAGGTCAGGTCGGCACTCTCGCGTAACAATTACCTCGCCGCGCCCGGTTCGACCAAGGGGGCGATGATCCAGATCAATCTCTCGACAAATACCGACCTGACTTCGGTCAAGGAATTTGAAAATCTTGTCATCCGTGAAACCGACGGAACCCTGATCCGCTTAAAGGACATTGCCCGGGTGGTCCTGGGAGCTGAGGACTATGGATCGGAGGTGCGCTTTACCGGAGAAACCGCCGTGTTCATGGGGGTCTGGGTTCTTCCGAACGCTAACTCCATTGATGTGATCAATCTGGTCCGGGACAATATCAATGATCTCCAGGAGGACCTTCCCGGTGGTCTCACGGCACAGGTTGCCTACGACTCAACCGAATACATCAACGATGCCATCAACGAGGTGATCAAAACCCTCATGGAGACCCTGGCCATTGTTGTGATTGTCATTTTCCTCTTTCTTGGATCCCTCCGCTCAGTGCTTGTGCCAGTGGTGGCTATTCCGGTTTCCCTGATTGGTGCCGTTTTCCTGATGCAGATGTTCGGTTTCACGGTCAACTTGCTCACGCTCTTGGCGGTCGTCCTTTCCGTGGGACTGGTTGTCGATGATGCGATTGTCATGGTGGAGAATGTGGAGCGACACCTCAGGGAAGGACAAAGCCCGATTGATGCAGCCATTCTCGGTGCCCGGGAACTGATAGGCCCGGTCATCGCGATGACCATCACGCTTGCCGCCGTCTACGCACCCATTGGATTGCAAGGCGGCTTGACGGGTTCCCTCTTTCGGGAATTCGCCTTTACCCTTGCCGGTGCGGTTACAATTTCCGGGGTTGTCGCGCTGACATTGTCCCCACTCATGTCATCGCGCCTGCTCGACAAGGATGTCGAGGAGCATGGCTTACCGTTGCGCATCAATCGGGGCTTTGACAAGTTGCGTCGGCGCTACGGCAAGATGCTTGACTGGACACTCGAGGCACGACCGGCAGTTTATATCATCTGGGTCGGGCTCACCGTGCTGGCCTTTGTCATGTATCAGCAATCCGCCAAGGAGTTGGCCCCGACAGAAGACCAAGGGGTCATCTTCGGCATTGTTGATTCGCCATCCAATACGACGCTCGAAACCTCGTCCGCCGCCACACGTGCTGCCTACGAGGTCTTTGCCTCCGTACCCGAAATGGAATACACCTTCCAGATCACCTTCCCTGCCGGGGGATTTGGCGGCATGATTGTCGAGCCATGGGGCGTGCGTGAACGGACTATCTTTGAAATCATGCCGGAGGTGCAAATGGGCCTCGCCCAGTTGCCGGCCATCCGTCAATTCCCGGTTCTTCCCCCTGCCCTTCCGGGAGGTGGAACGTTCCCCGTTGAGTTTGTCATCGCCTCGACTGCTGAGCCCGAGGAAATACTGGGATTTGTCCAGCAACTACAGGGCAAGGCCGCCCAAAGCGGGATGTTCGCCTTTCCTCCAATCATCGATACGAAGATCGACCTGCCGCAAAGCAAGATTGTCTTCGACCGCGACAAGGTGGCGGCTCTTGGGCTGGACCTTGCCACCGTCGGCCAGGATATCTCCGCCATGGTCGGGGGCAATTACGTCAATCGCTTCAACATTGATGGACGTAGTTACAAAGTCATTCCACAGGTTGAGCGCGTGGATCGTCTCAATCCGGAGCAGTTGCTCGATCTCTATGTCACTGGACCGGATGGCAACTTGATCCCGCTACGCTCGATCGCCGGAATCCAGAACAGCAATGAACCACGCTCTCTCAACCGCTTCCAGCAACTGAATGCGGTCAAGTTGAGTGGTGTTTCGCTCCGGCCACTTGATGAGGCCCTTGCCTTTCTGGAGACCGAGGCGGCGAATATCCTGCCCAAGGGATACGTTGTCGACTACACCGGTGAATCGCGCCAGCTCCGCAAAGAGGGAAACACCTTCCTTGTCACATTTGGTCTGGCCGCCATTCTCATCTTCCTTGTCCTTGCGGCACAGTTCAATTCATTCCGCGACCCGTTCATCATCCTCTTCGGGTCGGTACCGCTGGCCATGTTCGGAGCATTGATGTTCAGCTTCCTGAAAATGCCTAATCCAAGCATCCCCTTCTGGACGGATGGATGGACCACGACAATCAACATCTATTCACAGGTCGGCCTCGTCACGCTGGTCGGCCTTATTTCCAAGAACGGAATCCTGATTGTCGAGTTTGCCAACCAGCTTCAGCTCAAGGGACTGTCGAAGATTGAGGCGATCAAGAAAGCCTCCCGGATTCGCTTGCGGCCAGTCCTGATGACAACCATGGCCACCGTATTTGGACACTTTCCCCTGGTCCTTGTGACCGGTGCCGGCGCGGAAGCGCGAAACAGCATCGGCCTCATTATTGTCACCGGCATGTCGATTGGAACGCTGTTCACGTTATTCGTGGTGCCTTCCATCTACGTGCTCATAGCCAAGGACCGCAGCCTGGTCTCGGCGAGGGAAGCGGAATCCACCCTGCTCAGCGATGATCAAGGAGAGGTAAAGGAATCACTAGCATGA
- a CDS encoding efflux RND transporter periplasmic adaptor subunit, which produces MKKKIALAALVVVLTFGGLAGIKALQIMTMIEAGGNMGPFPETVEVRPVEVEAWEQSLSSIGTVAPVNGTIVRSEAEGVIREILFRPGSRVEAGAILVQLDTEVEQAQLEVAMAALQLTKTNVGRIRELHERQSVSDAELDRAEAEFAGAKATVANLQATVNKRTIRAPFAGRLGVREISPGAYINKGQNIVTLQSYDQVYVDMEFPQNKISFLTEGMEVRVTTDAYEGSVFTGALTALNPEVNPATRSISVQATFDNPDGKLLPGMFVNVSVVQPEKRRVIVVPRSAILHANYGDTLFVVTPAEQEGMESVHQQIVRLGESKGDFVEVTEGLEGDEEVVSAGAFKLREGSLIVRSGVGTIEPEKAPNPTEG; this is translated from the coding sequence ATGAAAAAGAAAATAGCACTGGCAGCCCTTGTGGTTGTGCTGACATTTGGCGGACTGGCCGGAATCAAAGCCCTGCAGATCATGACGATGATCGAGGCGGGTGGGAACATGGGACCCTTCCCCGAAACGGTGGAGGTGCGTCCGGTAGAGGTCGAGGCATGGGAGCAGAGCCTGAGTTCGATTGGGACCGTTGCTCCGGTGAACGGGACAATCGTCCGCTCGGAAGCGGAAGGTGTGATCCGGGAAATCCTCTTTCGCCCGGGCAGTCGCGTGGAAGCTGGAGCGATCCTGGTCCAACTGGACACCGAAGTGGAGCAGGCTCAACTGGAAGTGGCCATGGCCGCCTTACAACTGACGAAGACAAATGTCGGGCGAATCCGGGAATTGCACGAGCGCCAGAGCGTATCAGACGCTGAGCTGGACCGGGCCGAAGCGGAATTTGCCGGAGCCAAGGCCACCGTGGCAAACCTGCAGGCAACGGTTAACAAGCGGACCATCCGGGCACCGTTTGCCGGACGCTTGGGCGTTCGCGAAATCAGCCCGGGAGCCTACATTAACAAGGGACAAAACATCGTCACTCTGCAGTCGTATGACCAAGTCTATGTGGACATGGAATTCCCCCAGAATAAAATCAGTTTTCTCACCGAAGGCATGGAGGTCCGTGTGACGACAGACGCCTATGAAGGGAGTGTTTTCACGGGCGCGTTGACGGCCCTCAACCCGGAGGTCAATCCTGCCACCCGCTCAATTTCGGTCCAGGCAACTTTCGACAACCCGGACGGCAAACTGCTGCCCGGAATGTTTGTCAATGTCTCCGTGGTACAACCGGAGAAGCGCCGGGTGATCGTGGTTCCACGCAGTGCCATCCTTCACGCAAATTACGGCGATACACTTTTCGTCGTCACACCGGCCGAGCAGGAGGGCATGGAATCCGTGCACCAGCAAATTGTCCGCCTCGGTGAATCAAAAGGGGATTTCGTGGAAGTAACCGAAGGTCTGGAGGGCGATGAGGAAGTGGTCTCCGCCGGTGCCTTCAAACTGCGGGAAGGATCCCTTATCGTCCGTAGTGGCGTAGGCACAATTGAGCCTGAGAAAGCGCCCAATCCGACCGAAGGTTGA
- a CDS encoding HYR domain-containing protein, which yields MKTPMEPVFRFTWIRESLSSLTSTRLPVLLCAFLTSSMAQVMAAPSVNLDQGRNGQASFPLDPVHWVNGNLNASQSHYLEGYAIPYRLIMTDLPTDGTEIVLTLGYDVTHGGKHALDFLTHYMCMDDPSHMTYFGHEPVSVQPLDGVPLIGSDPAGLNDTVTDATVILVPPGTGSVSYALDQPAAGFGDNLCDKFITITGGEFSSDSGPEFAYSDNDGVPQEADLAADQEEQLFTVRFKATSPTVVLAWGGHIASRYDWGVDPDDGTPYSAGALSGSPYHMRVIDWNLGNLGNQDRSLSAGAVISLEECDLLGPEIVCHNGSPYNFTVVTDASTFSWSVLAGPAPQYADASIIDTSPDGKTVTVETPGPNVGFFTLMVTVDAGLPSENICEYVVEVRANPECSISGEDGPVLANTTNIQYSAPPGMDSYFWSISGDATIGGPVDEATVSVDTGSTCSGAFTLTLEISKGVCISVCEKSVIVSDTTPPEVTCPGDITIECDESSDPSNTGTATASDDSGVDPTVTFSDSASLDDCGLGTITRTWTAEDACGNTSSCEQVITIVDLTDPVILVNPADATVECDNIPAAPEVTASDNCDADPQVGLREVDERDPLCGTGTITRTWTATDCAGNTDEWVQVLTVVDTTNPVLSGVPADATVECDNVPQPAVVTASDNCDTDPLVSFQETNAVDPDCGTGTITRTWTASDCSGNMDSLTQVLTVVDNTNPVLSANPADTTVECDAIPDPETLTATDNCDSAPAVSFEEDNQVNPDCGTGTITRTWTATDCSGNEDVWVQTLTVVDTTDPIILVNPADATVECDDIPTPPVVTAGDNCDVAPAVTFRQVDEIDPDCGTGTITRTWTATDCSGNMDSWVQILTVVDNTNPVLSVKPTDTSVECDNIPEPPVVTATDNCDSDPVVSFEESTELNTECGTGTITRKWTATDCSGNMDMWTQTLTVVDTTDPEVNCPDDITVECGDSVDPAVTGVATTSDNCGAESSVEYEDSTDIDGCGGTIMRTWTATDCSGNTSSCVQVITLVDTTDPVMAVPGDVEIECDQDATQVDTGTATATDNCDADPAIEFSDESVFDDCDYETITRTWTATDCAGNSASGVQVIAVVDTTPPAISAPPDVIYSCEDDPDFDTSPASLGVATAVDNCSDDPLTVDYVDEVIGDGPSEIRRTWFATDCSGNLGTSVQRITCVTGNEVTDSSLCIFDRDPENDFEQDFRLLFTPDVKHIPAYKISSTNPGQFFYNVFYLGEPGDEVNLEICIPYPFITHGASPVHAYDWVYLEECAGSVGFVPGDAFHVDKTQITLDDYLPDPACGTQVCLMDVSFTVPDSGFAYFNIHLDYGMKKTGNYSQDIDGNAFDLVTGEILVANNCEHIFSVAGSVEGMDSIYNLNDFKGGPGVAGNVVVSGSGKPVKGAVMVLQSHHERVQLTIETDEDGYYFIPYARQGRPAVYELWMITPSGKSVNRNVLLRTNSFSVEDFTIDGE from the coding sequence ATGAAAACTCCAATGGAACCCGTCTTCCGGTTCACGTGGATTCGTGAATCGCTGTCTTCACTCACCTCAACCAGACTTCCGGTCCTGCTTTGTGCGTTTCTGACAAGCTCAATGGCCCAGGTCATGGCGGCTCCCTCCGTCAACCTTGATCAAGGCCGGAATGGCCAGGCAAGTTTTCCCCTCGATCCTGTTCACTGGGTCAATGGCAACTTGAATGCCAGCCAGTCGCACTACCTCGAGGGATATGCCATTCCCTACCGTTTGATCATGACGGACCTTCCGACTGACGGGACGGAGATTGTCCTGACTCTGGGATATGATGTGACGCACGGTGGCAAGCATGCGTTGGACTTCCTGACGCACTACATGTGCATGGATGATCCTTCCCACATGACTTACTTTGGGCATGAGCCTGTCTCCGTTCAACCGTTGGACGGGGTGCCGTTGATTGGATCAGACCCGGCTGGGCTTAATGATACCGTCACGGATGCAACCGTCATCCTGGTCCCGCCTGGAACGGGATCGGTCTCGTATGCATTGGACCAACCTGCTGCGGGATTTGGAGATAACCTTTGTGATAAATTCATCACCATTACCGGTGGAGAGTTCTCAAGTGATAGCGGGCCGGAATTTGCCTACTCCGATAATGATGGAGTTCCTCAGGAGGCGGATCTGGCAGCTGATCAAGAAGAGCAGCTATTCACAGTCCGGTTCAAGGCGACCAGTCCAACTGTTGTCCTCGCGTGGGGCGGGCACATTGCCAGCCGTTACGACTGGGGAGTCGATCCGGACGATGGCACACCGTATTCGGCGGGTGCCCTCAGCGGTTCCCCCTACCACATGCGGGTGATTGACTGGAACCTGGGTAATCTGGGAAATCAAGACCGTTCCCTCAGTGCGGGTGCGGTCATATCGCTTGAAGAGTGTGATCTCCTCGGTCCGGAAATTGTCTGTCACAATGGGTCTCCTTATAACTTTACCGTGGTGACAGATGCCTCGACTTTCAGTTGGTCGGTCCTGGCTGGACCCGCTCCGCAATATGCGGATGCCAGTATCATCGATACAAGTCCTGATGGGAAAACCGTTACCGTGGAAACTCCCGGACCCAATGTTGGATTCTTCACGTTAATGGTAACCGTCGACGCAGGTCTGCCATCGGAAAACATTTGTGAGTATGTCGTGGAGGTACGTGCGAATCCGGAATGTTCCATTTCCGGGGAAGACGGGCCTGTTCTGGCCAATACCACCAACATCCAGTATAGCGCGCCCCCCGGAATGGATTCCTATTTCTGGAGTATCAGCGGTGATGCCACGATCGGTGGTCCTGTCGATGAAGCGACTGTCAGTGTGGATACCGGATCAACGTGTAGCGGTGCTTTCACCCTGACGCTGGAGATTTCCAAAGGTGTATGCATCTCCGTCTGTGAAAAGTCGGTCATTGTCAGCGACACAACGCCTCCTGAAGTGACTTGTCCGGGAGACATCACGATCGAGTGCGATGAGTCGAGCGATCCTTCAAACACAGGCACGGCAACTGCCAGCGATGATTCGGGCGTTGACCCGACAGTCACCTTCTCGGACAGTGCCTCGCTTGATGATTGCGGCCTTGGAACGATCACGCGTACGTGGACAGCTGAAGATGCCTGTGGCAATACAAGCTCCTGCGAGCAGGTGATTACCATCGTAGACCTGACGGATCCAGTCATTTTGGTCAACCCGGCCGACGCAACCGTCGAGTGCGACAATATTCCTGCAGCTCCTGAAGTGACTGCCTCCGATAACTGTGACGCGGATCCGCAGGTAGGCCTGAGGGAAGTTGACGAGCGAGATCCCCTTTGCGGAACGGGCACAATCACGAGGACATGGACTGCAACCGACTGTGCAGGCAACACTGACGAGTGGGTACAAGTTCTCACTGTTGTGGACACAACCAATCCAGTCCTTTCCGGTGTGCCAGCAGACGCGACGGTTGAGTGTGACAATGTTCCTCAGCCTGCAGTCGTCACTGCCAGCGATAATTGCGATACTGACCCATTGGTCAGTTTCCAGGAAACCAACGCAGTTGATCCCGATTGTGGAACGGGAACGATCACGAGGACGTGGACGGCAAGCGACTGCTCCGGCAACATGGACAGCCTGACGCAGGTCCTCACCGTTGTTGACAACACAAATCCGGTCCTTTCTGCCAATCCGGCAGATACGACAGTTGAGTGTGACGCCATTCCTGATCCGGAAACCCTCACCGCGACCGACAATTGCGACAGCGCACCTGCTGTCAGTTTTGAGGAAGACAATCAGGTCAATCCGGATTGCGGTACGGGCACAATCACCCGGACCTGGACGGCCACCGATTGTTCAGGCAATGAGGACGTCTGGGTCCAGACCCTGACGGTCGTCGATACGACTGATCCTATTATTCTTGTGAATCCAGCGGACGCGACGGTTGAATGCGATGACATACCCACTCCACCTGTTGTTACTGCCGGGGATAATTGTGACGTTGCTCCTGCCGTGACATTCAGGCAAGTCGACGAAATTGATCCTGACTGTGGAACGGGAACAATCACCCGTACATGGACCGCAACCGACTGTTCCGGTAACATGGACAGCTGGGTGCAGATACTCACTGTTGTGGACAACACCAATCCGGTCCTTTCGGTCAAGCCGACCGATACCTCCGTTGAATGTGACAACATTCCTGAGCCTCCTGTCGTGACGGCTACGGATAACTGTGATTCAGACCCCGTTGTCAGCTTCGAGGAAAGTACCGAGCTGAATACGGAATGCGGAACGGGAACCATTACCCGCAAATGGACCGCGACGGATTGCTCCGGTAACATGGACATGTGGACGCAGACACTCACGGTTGTAGATACGACAGATCCAGAGGTTAACTGCCCGGATGATATCACGGTCGAGTGTGGAGATTCAGTTGATCCCGCGGTCACCGGCGTTGCGACAACAAGTGACAATTGTGGGGCCGAATCATCCGTTGAGTACGAAGACAGTACTGATATTGACGGATGCGGCGGTACGATCATGCGTACGTGGACGGCCACGGATTGCTCGGGCAACACGAGCAGTTGTGTTCAGGTTATCACGTTGGTCGATACAACCGACCCAGTGATGGCAGTTCCAGGTGACGTCGAGATCGAATGTGATCAAGATGCCACCCAAGTGGACACCGGCACGGCAACGGCCACCGACAACTGCGATGCTGATCCGGCTATCGAATTCAGTGATGAATCAGTATTTGACGATTGTGATTATGAAACCATTACACGGACTTGGACAGCGACCGACTGCGCCGGCAACTCGGCCAGTGGCGTCCAGGTTATCGCTGTTGTAGATACCACACCGCCGGCCATCAGTGCACCGCCTGACGTTATTTACAGCTGTGAAGATGACCCGGACTTCGACACATCCCCTGCCAGCCTAGGAGTGGCCACGGCAGTAGATAATTGTAGCGACGATCCACTCACGGTCGATTATGTCGATGAAGTTATTGGGGATGGTCCGAGTGAGATTCGCCGTACCTGGTTTGCCACGGATTGCTCGGGTAACCTCGGGACAAGTGTCCAGAGGATCACCTGTGTGACCGGTAATGAAGTGACGGATTCATCACTCTGTATCTTTGACCGGGATCCGGAAAATGATTTCGAGCAGGATTTCCGTCTGCTCTTCACACCTGATGTGAAGCACATTCCGGCCTACAAGATCAGTTCGACCAATCCCGGACAGTTCTTCTACAACGTCTTCTACTTGGGAGAACCCGGGGATGAGGTCAACCTGGAGATCTGTATCCCGTATCCGTTCATTACGCATGGGGCAAGTCCTGTCCATGCATATGACTGGGTCTATCTGGAAGAATGCGCTGGTTCCGTGGGCTTTGTTCCCGGAGACGCATTCCATGTCGACAAGACCCAGATCACACTGGACGACTATCTCCCGGATCCGGCTTGTGGAACACAAGTTTGCCTGATGGACGTGAGCTTCACGGTCCCGGATAGCGGCTTTGCCTATTTCAACATCCACCTTGATTACGGAATGAAGAAGACAGGCAACTATTCCCAGGATATCGACGGCAATGCCTTTGACCTTGTTACCGGTGAGATCCTTGTGGCCAATAACTGCGAGCACATCTTCTCGGTTGCAGGATCGGTTGAGGGTATGGACTCCATCTACAACCTGAACGACTTCAAGGGCGGACCGGGTGTTGCCGGGAATGTTGTCGTGTCAGGCAGCGGGAAGCCTGTGAAGGGGGCTGTCATGGTCCTGCAAAGCCACCATGAGAGGGTCCAGTTGACAATTGAGACCGACGAGGATGGGTACTACTTCATTCCGTACGCTCGCCAAGGCAGACCCGCTGTCTATGAGCTGTGGATGATTACCCCCTCCGGAAAATCCGTGAATCGGAATGTGCTCCTGAGAACAAACTCGTTCTCCGTTGAGGACTTCACGATTGACGGCGAGTAA